One part of the Corynebacterium aurimucosum ATCC 700975 genome encodes these proteins:
- a CDS encoding class F sortase: MADSEEPNGIPEYPAQGSGSESETEPTSSSAAVPSGGAHRKPEDGEKKGGKKALWAILALIAIVLVIVQLVVYFGRGGDDDDAGDSAASSTVAEQSEEAAPTTNNDPFVDDSGEQDKEIDAAPGEFRGFGAMSLGINDEFAAVDPIQVTDTGMLIPPRDVQRLGWYSASAVPGEAGPVGSSVITGHINYQGQGTGFAEKFTTLEQGQEFTVFIDGEERKFRVTEAPYRLPKGSGFPDVVNDTQGDNRLVLITCGGKFVGGELGYEDNIITVAEPVAPVEGGAEAPTDGAVDAPAEGAVEAPAA; the protein is encoded by the coding sequence ATGGCTGATTCGGAAGAGCCAAACGGTATCCCGGAGTACCCCGCGCAGGGCTCTGGGTCAGAATCGGAAACCGAGCCGACATCGTCGTCCGCGGCGGTGCCATCTGGTGGTGCGCACAGAAAGCCGGAAGACGGTGAGAAGAAGGGCGGTAAGAAAGCACTCTGGGCCATTCTGGCGTTGATTGCTATTGTTCTGGTGATCGTCCAGTTGGTGGTGTACTTCGGCCGTGGTGGCGACGATGACGATGCTGGCGATTCGGCGGCATCGTCCACGGTGGCTGAGCAGTCGGAGGAAGCCGCACCGACGACGAACAATGATCCCTTCGTGGATGACTCCGGTGAGCAGGATAAGGAGATTGATGCGGCACCGGGTGAGTTCCGTGGCTTCGGTGCCATGTCCTTGGGCATCAACGATGAGTTCGCCGCCGTGGACCCGATTCAGGTTACGGATACCGGCATGCTGATTCCGCCGCGCGATGTGCAGCGCTTGGGTTGGTACTCCGCCTCCGCAGTACCGGGCGAGGCTGGCCCGGTGGGGTCCAGCGTTATCACCGGGCACATCAACTACCAGGGTCAGGGAACGGGCTTTGCGGAGAAGTTCACCACCCTGGAGCAGGGCCAGGAATTCACCGTCTTCATCGACGGTGAGGAGCGCAAGTTCCGTGTGACGGAGGCGCCGTACCGTCTGCCGAAGGGCTCAGGCTTCCCCGACGTGGTGAACGATACGCAGGGAGATAACCGCTTGGTCCTCATCACCTGTGGCGGCAAGTTTGTCGGCGGCGAGCTGGGCTACGAGGATAACATCATCACCGTGGCAGAGCCGGTGGCGCCCGTGGAAGGCGGTGCTGAGGCGCCGACCGATGGTGCTGTTGACGCGCCCGCTGAGGGCGCTGTCGAGGCGCCGGCGGCTTAG
- a CDS encoding VaFE repeat-containing surface-anchored protein: MPPDQPGLPDDEGESVEPKISTNADFANGATEVVAGAQVNDTVKYEGLVPGKEYTLNAELISKKDGKTVLGEGEETFTPDAANGEVVVEIVVDESVTEPVEAAVAFEELTSVEVDKDGEETPDATPENPNPIAEHKDINDEAQTVTSEKKPVEPKISTNADFANGATEVVAGAQVNDTVKYEGLVPGKEYTLNAELISKKDGKTVLGEGEETFTPDAANGEVVVEIVVDESVTEPVEAAVAFEELTSVEVDKDGEETPDATPENPNPIAEHKDINDEAQTVTSEKKPSETPTPDKPGESTTPATSEETTSETTSKTPEESTSKTTEETTSKTTPKTTEPGDETCESTTPNKPGESTTPGKPGESTTPTDPCESTTPKTTSKTSEPGNSTEKTTPKTTEPGDETCESTTPSKPGEETTPNEPGESTTPNNPCESTTPGKPGEEPSESTTPREPGDESGKPKISTNADFANGATEVVAGAQVNDTVKYEGLVPGKEYTLNAELISKKDGKTVLGEGEETFTPDAANGEVVVEIVVDESVTEPVEAAVAFEELTSVEVDKDGEETPDATPENPNPIAEHKDINDQNQTVPKPTEETTPNNPGEETTPNEPGEETTPNQPGEETTPNNPGEETTPNQPGEETTPNQPGEETTPNNPGEETTPNQPGEETTPNNPGEETTPNQPGEETTPNNPGEETTPNEPGDEPSESTTETPDKGDGNDKDDNDGSSKKSDLPWWLLLIPGLGLIKLIIDGGNGGNGGDHDGGKGTSEVVEENGRGGDHGESTGDNAGEPSEQTGDNTGRDDREVTVLDTTPPEDAGMPLPSNAERVEIKHVPSGATKLEPGMKDFIK; encoded by the coding sequence ATGCCGCCGGATCAGCCGGGACTGCCGGATGACGAGGGGGAGTCTGTTGAGCCGAAGATTTCGACGAATGCTGACTTTGCGAATGGTGCAACTGAGGTTGTTGCTGGTGCGCAGGTTAACGATACGGTGAAGTATGAGGGTCTGGTTCCGGGTAAGGAGTACACCCTTAATGCTGAGCTGATTTCTAAGAAGGACGGCAAGACCGTTCTGGGTGAGGGTGAAGAGACCTTTACTCCGGATGCTGCTAACGGCGAAGTTGTCGTTGAGATTGTTGTTGATGAGTCTGTGACGGAGCCGGTTGAGGCTGCGGTTGCTTTCGAGGAGTTGACTTCTGTTGAGGTCGACAAGGATGGCGAGGAGACCCCGGATGCTACTCCGGAGAACCCGAACCCCATCGCTGAGCACAAGGACATCAACGATGAGGCTCAGACTGTGACCTCTGAGAAGAAGCCTGTTGAGCCGAAGATTTCGACGAATGCTGACTTTGCGAATGGTGCAACTGAGGTTGTTGCTGGTGCGCAGGTTAACGATACGGTGAAGTATGAGGGTCTGGTTCCGGGTAAGGAGTACACCCTTAATGCTGAGCTGATTTCTAAGAAGGACGGCAAGACCGTTCTGGGTGAGGGTGAAGAGACCTTTACTCCGGATGCTGCTAACGGCGAAGTTGTCGTTGAGATTGTTGTTGATGAGTCTGTGACGGAGCCGGTTGAGGCTGCGGTTGCTTTCGAGGAGTTGACTTCTGTTGAGGTCGACAAGGATGGCGAGGAGACCCCGGATGCTACTCCGGAGAACCCGAACCCCATCGCTGAGCACAAGGACATCAACGATGAGGCTCAGACTGTGACCTCTGAGAAGAAGCCGTCCGAGACCCCGACTCCGGACAAGCCGGGCGAGTCCACGACTCCGGCAACGTCTGAGGAGACCACTTCGGAAACGACTTCGAAGACGCCTGAGGAGTCCACTTCCAAGACAACTGAGGAGACTACCTCGAAGACGACTCCGAAGACGACCGAGCCGGGTGACGAGACCTGCGAGTCGACAACCCCGAACAAGCCGGGGGAGTCTACAACTCCGGGTAAGCCTGGTGAGTCCACGACGCCGACCGATCCGTGCGAGTCCACGACTCCGAAGACGACTTCGAAGACTTCTGAGCCGGGTAACTCTACTGAGAAGACCACTCCGAAGACGACTGAGCCGGGTGACGAGACCTGCGAGTCCACGACCCCGTCTAAGCCGGGTGAGGAGACGACCCCGAACGAGCCGGGTGAGTCCACGACTCCGAATAACCCTTGTGAGTCCACCACGCCGGGCAAACCTGGTGAGGAGCCGTCTGAGTCGACGACTCCGCGTGAGCCGGGTGATGAGTCTGGTAAGCCGAAGATTTCGACGAATGCTGACTTTGCGAATGGTGCAACTGAGGTTGTTGCTGGTGCGCAGGTTAACGATACGGTGAAGTATGAGGGTCTGGTTCCGGGTAAGGAGTACACCCTTAATGCTGAGCTGATTTCTAAGAAGGACGGCAAGACCGTTCTGGGTGAGGGTGAAGAGACCTTTACTCCGGATGCTGCTAACGGCGAAGTTGTCGTTGAGATTGTTGTTGATGAGTCTGTGACGGAGCCGGTTGAGGCTGCGGTTGCTTTCGAGGAGTTGACTTCTGTTGAGGTCGACAAGGATGGCGAGGAGACCCCGGATGCTACTCCGGAGAACCCGAACCCCATCGCTGAGCACAAGGACATCAACGATCAGAACCAGACGGTTCCGAAGCCGACCGAGGAAACGACCCCGAACAACCCGGGTGAGGAGACCACCCCGAACGAGCCGGGTGAGGAGACCACCCCGAACCAGCCGGGCGAGGAAACCACTCCGAACAACCCGGGCGAGGAGACCACCCCGAACCAGCCGGGTGAGGAGACCACCCCGAACCAGCCGGGCGAGGAAACCACTCCGAACAACCCGGGTGAGGAAACGACCCCGAACCAGCCGGGTGAGGAAACCACTCCGAACAACCCGGGTGAGGAAACGACCCCGAACCAGCCGGGTGAGGAAACCACTCCGAACAACCCGGGTGAGGAGACGACCCCGAACGAGCCGGGTGACGAGCCGTCGGAGTCCACGACCGAGACCCCGGATAAGGGCGACGGCAATGACAAGGACGACAACGATGGCAGCTCGAAGAAGTCTGACCTGCCGTGGTGGCTGCTGCTCATCCCAGGTCTGGGCCTCATCAAGCTCATCATCGATGGTGGCAACGGTGGCAACGGTGGTGACCACGATGGTGGTAAGGGCACCTCTGAGGTCGTCGAGGAGAACGGCCGTGGCGGTGACCATGGTGAGTCCACCGGTGACAACGCTGGTGAGCCGTCCGAGCAGACTGGTGACAACACCGGTCGTGATGACCGTGAGGTCACGGTCCTGGACACTACCCCGCCGGAGGACGCTGGCATGCCGCTGCCGTCCAATGCTGAGCGTGTCGAGATCAAGCACGTACCGTCCGGTGCGACCAAGCTTGAGCCTGGCATGAAGGACTTCATCAAGTAG
- the purT gene encoding formate-dependent phosphoribosylglycinamide formyltransferase, producing MTTVGDIAGQIGTPLTGNATKVLLLGAGELGKQLVIAFQNLGLEVHAVDRYAGAPAQQLAHFSYIADIRDPYKVWELTERIKPDYVVPEVETVAVEALKRIEEFGTTVVPSARACELTQCRESVREVAESIGLPVTAYRFAESAEELQEAVGELGLPCIVKPDITTSGKGHVLLKDEEDVEETWSMVRHVSSEYKRVVVERFVDFDYEVTLLAVRSIDPATGKMATWFSEPIGHRHEKGDLVESWQPMAMSEDALANARSVAARISNELGGRGVYGVELFVAGDEVYFSSVSPRPLDTAMLTGYTQRFSEFELHVRAILGFPIDVTLVSPGAAVILHADAELDDVTFTGLDTALSYEETDVRLFGKPWAYAGRRMGMVATTAEDVETARDRAALAAGKITVGPNADRTVHGDSQPVEPTATVVSDIEVIEVPEPVIDVDPKLMRSTDD from the coding sequence ATGACTACCGTAGGCGACATCGCAGGCCAGATCGGAACCCCTCTAACAGGAAACGCCACCAAGGTGCTGCTCCTAGGAGCAGGTGAGCTGGGCAAGCAGTTGGTAATTGCCTTTCAGAACTTAGGGCTTGAGGTTCACGCCGTGGACCGCTACGCAGGAGCACCCGCGCAGCAGCTTGCGCACTTTAGCTACATCGCAGACATTAGGGACCCGTACAAGGTGTGGGAGCTGACCGAGCGCATCAAGCCGGACTACGTGGTCCCAGAGGTGGAGACTGTCGCGGTGGAGGCGCTGAAGCGCATTGAGGAATTCGGCACCACCGTCGTGCCCTCGGCGCGGGCGTGTGAGCTGACACAGTGTCGGGAGAGCGTGCGTGAGGTAGCTGAAAGCATCGGCCTGCCCGTCACTGCCTATCGCTTTGCTGAGTCCGCTGAGGAGCTGCAAGAGGCAGTGGGGGAGTTGGGACTGCCGTGCATCGTGAAGCCGGATATTACGACCTCCGGGAAGGGGCACGTTCTTCTAAAGGATGAGGAGGACGTGGAGGAGACCTGGTCCATGGTGCGACACGTGTCCTCGGAATATAAGCGCGTCGTGGTGGAGCGCTTCGTTGACTTTGATTATGAGGTCACGCTGCTTGCTGTGCGCTCCATTGACCCGGCTACGGGCAAGATGGCTACGTGGTTCAGTGAGCCCATTGGCCACCGCCACGAGAAGGGGGATCTGGTGGAGTCCTGGCAGCCTATGGCGATGAGTGAGGATGCCCTGGCGAACGCACGCTCCGTTGCGGCGCGTATCTCCAATGAATTGGGCGGGCGTGGCGTCTACGGCGTTGAGCTTTTTGTTGCGGGTGATGAGGTGTATTTCTCCTCCGTCTCTCCGCGTCCTTTGGACACCGCCATGCTGACTGGATATACCCAGCGCTTCTCTGAATTTGAGCTACATGTCCGCGCGATTCTGGGCTTCCCCATCGACGTGACGTTGGTCAGCCCCGGTGCTGCGGTTATTCTGCACGCAGACGCGGAGCTTGATGACGTTACCTTTACCGGCCTCGACACCGCCCTCTCCTACGAGGAGACGGATGTGCGCCTGTTTGGTAAGCCGTGGGCCTATGCCGGCCGCCGCATGGGCATGGTGGCCACGACTGCCGAGGACGTTGAGACCGCCCGTGACAGGGCGGCGCTGGCGGCGGGAAAGATTACTGTCGGGCCGAATGCTGATAGAACCGTTCACGGTGACTCGCAGCCCGTGGAGCCGACCGCCACGGTCGTCTCCGACATTGAGGTCATTGAAGTGCCAGAGCCGGTTATCGACGTCGACCCTAAACTCATGCGTTCCACCGATGATTAA
- a CDS encoding adenylosuccinate synthase — protein MAAIVIVGAQWGDEGKGKATDILGGKVDYVVKPNGGNNAGHTVVVGGEKYELKLLPAGILSENATPVLGNGVVINLEALFDEIDGLEARGANASRLKISANAHLVAPYHQTLDRVQERFLGKRAIGTTGRGIGPAYADKVARIGIRVQDIFDESILRQKVESALDIKNQMLVKMYNRKAIEPEQVVEYFLSYRDRLRPMVIEAELELNQALDEGKHVLMEGGQATMLDVDHGTYPFVTSSNPTAGGAAVGSGIGPTRITTSLGIIKAYTTRVGAGPFPTELFDKWGEYLQTTGGEIGVNTGRKRRCGWYDSVIARYATRVNGFTDYFLTKLDVLTGIGEIPICVAYDVDGKRYDEMPLTQSEFHHAEPIFETMPAWDEDITGCQTFEELPQKAQDYVLRLEELSGCRISYIGVGPGRDQTIVRHDVMQDQ, from the coding sequence ATGGCAGCGATCGTCATCGTCGGCGCCCAATGGGGCGATGAAGGCAAGGGCAAGGCTACTGACATTCTCGGCGGCAAAGTCGATTACGTAGTGAAGCCCAACGGCGGTAACAATGCCGGCCACACCGTCGTGGTCGGCGGCGAGAAGTATGAGCTGAAGCTCCTTCCCGCCGGCATTCTTTCTGAAAACGCCACCCCGGTCCTGGGCAACGGCGTGGTGATTAATCTGGAGGCCCTCTTCGACGAGATCGATGGCCTCGAAGCCCGCGGCGCTAACGCGTCGCGCCTGAAGATTTCCGCCAACGCGCACCTCGTGGCGCCCTACCACCAGACCTTGGACCGCGTGCAGGAGCGCTTCCTGGGCAAGCGTGCCATCGGTACCACCGGCCGTGGTATTGGCCCGGCCTATGCCGATAAGGTCGCGCGCATCGGTATCCGCGTGCAGGACATCTTTGATGAGTCCATCCTGCGCCAGAAGGTCGAGTCCGCCTTGGACATTAAGAACCAGATGCTGGTGAAGATGTACAACCGCAAGGCCATCGAGCCGGAGCAGGTTGTGGAATACTTCCTGAGCTACCGTGACCGCCTGCGCCCAATGGTTATTGAGGCCGAGCTGGAACTGAACCAGGCCCTGGATGAAGGCAAGCACGTTCTCATGGAGGGCGGCCAGGCCACCATGCTGGATGTTGACCACGGCACCTACCCGTTCGTTACCTCCTCGAACCCGACTGCTGGCGGCGCCGCTGTGGGCTCTGGTATTGGCCCGACGCGCATTACTACCTCCCTGGGCATCATCAAGGCTTACACCACCCGCGTCGGCGCGGGTCCTTTCCCCACGGAGCTTTTCGATAAGTGGGGCGAGTACCTACAGACCACCGGTGGTGAAATCGGTGTCAATACTGGCCGCAAGCGCCGCTGCGGCTGGTACGACTCTGTGATCGCCCGCTACGCCACCCGCGTCAACGGCTTCACGGATTACTTCCTGACCAAGCTGGACGTGCTCACCGGCATCGGTGAGATCCCCATCTGCGTGGCCTATGACGTTGACGGCAAGCGTTACGACGAGATGCCGCTGACCCAGTCTGAGTTCCACCACGCCGAGCCCATCTTTGAGACCATGCCGGCCTGGGATGAGGACATCACGGGCTGCCAGACCTTTGAGGAGCTCCCGCAGAAGGCTCAGGATTACGTTCTGCGCCTGGAAGAGCTCTCCGGCTGCCGCATCTCCTACATCGGTGTCGGCCCCGGACGTGACCAGACCATCGTGCGCCACGACGTCATGCAAGATCAGTAA